The following DNA comes from Poecilia reticulata strain Guanapo linkage group LG16, Guppy_female_1.0+MT, whole genome shotgun sequence.
ttttaaagtagaTATTCTTATTTGACACAACCCTGTCCTGCAGTGAGAACCTCAAACCCGGCCCATGCCTAGAAGACGGCCGTGTGATCAGAGAGAATGTTTCTGCTAGCAGGATGTAACCTCTAGAGGGCACTGCTGAGCGCCCGGCCCTCGCAGGGGGGCGGAGCCTGCAGGGCTGCGCAGACCGTCCCTAATGGCAGCGACGTGACAGCGTGCCAAGCAGTCCATCATGTCTGGAAGCAGAACTGGCAGGGCGCTCCGTGCCAGGAGCCCGCtaagcatttttctgttttagctcaacttttttttttttttgattaactatttaaaaaaaaaaaaaaaagatttgcatttttattttactagtCATTTAAGAAATAATCACAGACTCAAACACCCCACAATTAGCatgtttgggaaaaaataagtaaatctcTTTTTCCCCTCTTACTTTAAAGAATAATCTTTCAATAtaatttcacacacaaaaaaaagaaaaacacagaggagtTATGAAAACTAACCTGcataaaacacaatataaatatatttttgttgatcATTTTTTCAAGCATAATGTAAGCACTAACTGAGAAAAAGACATaaacggcagcagcagcagagaaccTCCCCAAAGCAAAGCGATGAAATAATCCCACGGTAATCCGCTCACGTCGCGTCCCAGCGACAAACATCAACTCCCAAGATTTAGGATTAACAAGCGAGGTACCTGAAGCAAAACCCAGCTGTGTGACAAATACTCTAATTTCACCTTAAAACCTCACCgtttagcaacaaaaaattgCTACAAGTGTCAGTACCATTCAtgtcaaagaaaaactttaaatgacacaaaatcaTGGAATGTTAAAAGAAGGCAAAGCCCTCTGGTGAAGTCACTGTCCCGTCACATCAGCAGGATAACGCCACGCTTTGCTTCACCGACAGTCAAACCAACACAACAAAAGCATGTCGCGAGAAATTCTTACAGAATGTGTCACATAatccaaagtaaaaaacaattaaaaagagaataaaagaaaaatgtggttCTGGGagtaaaatcagcaaaaaaataaccaacataCACAGGGGTCCCTCCCGAGAGGTTGGGACCCTTGCCTCCTTTCCTCACCTTGCCCTTCCTTTTCTTGTCCCCTCCAAAGAACTTTCCTATCTGATCCAGGAGCCCGGGGTTCTTCTTTCTCCGGCCCAGCCCGAAGGCGGCCTGCGCGGAGCTGCTTGCAGATGCCATGGTTGTAGAAGCGCTTGACGGTTTATTCGTATTAGTcgaatcaaattttttttttcgtcaCTCTCTATAACAAGAGAGCAAAGCTCAAAAGAGTGTCGGGGAAGACAAAAAAGGAAccgagaaaaaagaaagtagaaagGAACGAGcaaccaaaattaaaaaaaaaaaaaaaaaaagtcagcctATTCTAAGTCCTGCTCGGGGCTCTCCGACCCGCACTCCGACGCCGCTCCGCTGTGCTCCTGGATGGTCTGCAGCTCGTCCGACTCCGAGGGTCGCTCTTTGAAGGTGTTGTCCTCGCGGCCCGGGGCATCTCGGGAGAAGAGGCGGACCAGGTGGGGGCGTGGCGTGGCGGCGTCAGGGTCAGCTGTGCTGGCGAGGCTCCAGGGCTGGCGGGGGCCCTCAGCGCCCGTGGAGTCAGTCACCGCCGGGTTCTCCGAGACGCAGCCATTGTTCTGCTTCGCATCTGCCTCGACCAGGCCTGCGCAGAAACAACAAGGGTCATCTATGGGCTCGGGCCCGCATGGCACACAACAAAACCCGGAGCGGCACAAAGGGACccttattttattacttttttttaacattgccGGGCCCTTCCTGCTGCAGTGGAGACCAGAAGAGCtgatatttgattttttttgtatcaggAAAGACGCTCATCTTCTCAGCTGGGCAGACATGTAGCTACAATATGTTGCCTAGGCAACATATTTACAACCAgggttacatttacttaagtaattttttaaagaaattgtacttttaggagtaccttttacttttatttgagtattattaatatgaattattgatacttttacttgtgtaaaatgtctggattctctacccacaaatttgttttaaccaaaattcaCCCGACACGCCTGCAGTTTTGTTTAAGTTTCAGAATTGTTATGTTGGAAGAAATTCATTTAGAATGAAAAAGAGtttgttattattatgattttgttattttatatttatgtgatttatatgaattattttcaatttggTCCTTAAAAAGCAGAATTTCCAAATAGTTTGTTCTGTCTGATGAcgtaactttaaaatattaaacagttgATGTTTCgaccaaatacattttcttactcctacttgagtcatttcttggatGGGTACTTCGTACTTGTAAAAGTATATTCAAGTAGTGATACACTTACATGAGAAAAACTTTTGGGTTTTCTACCCACCACTAACACATCAGctcaaattaaaaccacaaacttgcATATAGGTTTGTAATAGAAATACAAAAGGTATTACATTATAGAGCAGAAGTAAAAAGACATGtagttttgacagtttttttctctaataaaaAGCTCAAAAGTGTGGCGTCCATTTGCTTTCACCCCTCtgtactctgatacccctaaaaaCAGATGGACCTAAACTAAACTGAGGTCATTTAGTTATCACTAGAGCTGTCCTCCAAAGATGGTCATGGTGAAATATAAATTAACACAACTCATTAAAATAGTAT
Coding sequences within:
- the LOC103478276 gene encoding myelin basic protein isoform X1, which gives rise to MCCCTICPRSSSQHDAGTTVFLNKGAYLCQQHGTASSKEGDARRQQGKKIRPSKIASSPEPKATAAAETPKEAAEPESPDEVFGLVEADAKQNNGCVSENPAVTDSTGAEGPRQPWSLASTADPDAATPRPHLVRLFSRDAPGREDNTFKERPSESDELQTIQEHSGAASECGSESPEQDLE
- the LOC103478276 gene encoding myelin basic protein isoform X3, coding for MMLAPPCSSTKEHTSVSSMGQHLVKRETPADSKASSPEPKATAAAETPKEAAEPESPDEVFGLVEADAKQNNGCVSENPAVTDSTGAEGPRQPWSLASTADPDAATPRPHLVRLFSRDAPGREDNTFKERPSESDELQTIQEHSGAASECGSESPEQDLE
- the LOC103478276 gene encoding myelin basic protein isoform X4; translated protein: MGQHLVKRETPADSKASSPEPKATAAAETPKEAAEPESPDEVFGLVEADAKQNNGCVSENPAVTDSTGAEGPRQPWSLASTADPDAATPRPHLVRLFSRDAPGREDNTFKERPSESDELQTIQEHSGAASECGSESPEQDLE
- the LOC103478276 gene encoding myelin basic protein isoform X2, encoding MVHLPFTGDKLSLCQQHGTASSKEGDARRQQGKKIRPSKIASSPEPKATAAAETPKEAAEPESPDEVFGLVEADAKQNNGCVSENPAVTDSTGAEGPRQPWSLASTADPDAATPRPHLVRLFSRDAPGREDNTFKERPSESDELQTIQEHSGAASECGSESPEQDLE